The sequence GTCTACTCGATCATTCTGGTCGTGCTGGAGGTGCCTTCCGGCTACGCTGCCGACCGGTGGGGCAGGAGGAACACGATTCTCCTGGGCTCCTTCGCGCTCTTTCTCGGCATGCTCACCTATGCGGTAACGGGAGGATTCTGGGGCTTTCTCGTCGCAGAAGCACTGCTGGCCGTAGGATCGAGCTTCCACTCGGGCACGACTGAGGCACTCACCTATGACACCCTCGCCGCCCTGGGGGAGGAAAAGCGCTACCTCAAAGTGAACGGCCTGCAGGGGTTCTTCGCACTTGGGAGCAAGACGGTCACCTCACTGCTCGTCGGATTCCTGGCTGCCGTAAGCCTGAGACTGCCCTTCTGGGCAGACATAGCACTCTTCGGTTCAGCCATCGTACTCTCCTTCACGCTCACGGAACCGGACCGCCTGATTATGAAAGAGACGCAGCACCTTAAAGCCATGGGCAGAATTTTCATGCATGCCCTCGTCCACAACAAAGTCCTGCGGGCTCTGATCATCCTCTTCACAGTAGTCGCCACCATCGACCTGCAGATCTTCTGGTTCCTGCAGGGCTATCAGCTCGAGATCGGCCTGCCCATGCTGTATTTCGGCGTCACGAATGCCGTCATGTGCCTGGTGGGTGCGCTCGCCTACAAAGAGGCACACCGGCTGGGGAAGAAAGCGGAACGACTCTCCTCCCTCTTCGGCATCGCCATCGTCCTGCTGCTCACCTGCTTCGGACTCGCTGCCGTGTCATCCCTGTGGGGGCTTGTATTCTTCGTCATCGAAGGCATGGCATTCGGGGTGTTCGATCCTCTGATGAGCAATCTCATCAACCGCCACACCACCTCGGACGTTCGCGCCACCGTGCTCTCCATCCGGTCCTTCGTCTCACGACTCTTCTTTGCCATACTCACACCGTTCCTGGGGCATATGGCCGACGTTTGGTCGCTCTCTACCGCGTTCCTGCTCGCCGGGGGCATCGGCATGGCAGCGCTGGCCGTGACGTTTGTGATGACGCGAAAAGCCCGTGCTTAAGATGGATACTCAGCGAGCAGAAACTCCCCGATCACCGCGAATCCCAGCTTCGCATAGAGGGCCTGTGCGGCCAGATTCTTCTTTTCTGTGAACAGCAAAACGGCCTCTTTACCTTCTGCGAAACAGCGCTGGCAGAGCGCACTCATGCACCCCGCCGCGAGGCCGCGCCGTCTGAATCTTGGGTCGGTGATCACTCCGACCGCCTGCACAAAGTGCCGCGAGCACACTCCGGCTGTTGCCGTGGCGGCAATATGGCCGTCCTCTTCCGCAACGATTGCTCCTTCGAGACTGATCTTGTTGCGCTCCCGTTCCGTGATGGGAACAGTGCTGGCCCGTTCATGAAGGATACGCTGCAGGAGCACCAGGGCATCGCGATCTTCTTCCCGCGCAGACCGGACAACGGACTCCTGCGGATGGAATGCCTGCCGCTTGAGTTCCAGAAACAGTGATACATGTTCCTTAAGGGGAACGAAACCCCGGCGACGCAACTGTTGGACAACCAGAGAAGCTCGCGGCTCAACCATAGGCACGGATTCGATGCGCACTTTCGCGATAAGCGCCGCATCCACAACCGAAGGGATAGCTGCTTCTTCCCCAACAGCAACGAACGAACCGAACCGCCCGAACCATGCGCTCACCGCACGCAGGGCATTCCCCTCGAATGCGCCGAAGTAACGGCTCTCGGAAAACGTTGCAGGGGATTCTGCGTTCCCGATGAGAAACAGATGCTCGCGCTCCCTCTGATATGCAAGGCTGAGAATCGCCTGCCGGTCGGCTTCAAAAAGCTCGCGGACCATGGAGGCATGGTAGCAACAAAAACACCTGTAGAAACAGGTTTGGGGGTACTCCACTGCGGATTCTGCGGTAAACCCGCCATCCGGGGCCAAGCAGAGAAGGAGCCTGGACAACGGGAAAACCGGCGTACAATGGGCCCCCTCCCGCTTTCCGCAGGAGGTCACGGACCCGTTCCTTTCCCTCTCAGCTCAAAGGAGTGTCACATGAGGCGGTACATTGTTGTTCTGATGGGCGTGGCGTGCGTCCTGTACGCGGGCCATATCATCGGCCTGCACAGGCTGCCGGCGGAACCGCAAGCGGACCACAACACGATCATCCCCGTCGAGATCGACGTGCTGACGGCCACGATACGGATCGTGGCCCACCCGCGCGGCAATGCCAGCGTACTGCAACTCCACGAGGTGCTCGACGTCGCGGAGCAGGATTGGCTCGATCGCAATCCCGGTTTGCACATCTGCAAACGCGTGACGCTGATCCAACCCCAGTCGCTCGAACGGTGCATCTGGGTGCAACAACGCACCCCTGAGAAGCCCAAGGCGAAGGAAGTCGCGCGGCATGACATGAAGGCCTGAAAACCATGGCATGCCCTGTCCCTTTACCCGCTGTCAGCGATGACAGCGGGTTTTCTGTGTACGAAAGACGTTTGCGCAGAGGCAAGCCAATGCCCCGATCTTGACCGAAGACGATCGTACACCTATCATGGTGTACATCCGTTCCCCTTAGAACCATGACGCTCACTCCCCACCAGCGCACTGTCCTCAATTACATCCGCGAATTCCAGACGAAGCGGGGCTACTCCCCCTCTCTCGCCGATCTCGCGCTCGCGTTCGGTGTGCGCAGTAAGAATGCTATCGCCAAAGTGGTGAATGCGCTCCTCCGCGAAAAACAACTGGAGAAGGATCCCAAGGGACGCATTAAGATCTTGGAGATGCCGGAGGCCTACGAGCGCCCGCAGCCCATGGTGCTGCCGCTCTTCGGGCCCATCGCGGCAGGGTTCGCCACGGCGGCGGAAGAGCAGGCGGAAGAGATGGTGGATCTGGAAGGCTTTCTCGTGCGGGATCGCGCCCGGACGTTCCTGCTCCGGGTCAAAGGCGACAGCATGATCAATGCCGGTATTCAGGAGGGCGACATCGTGATCGTGGAACGCGGCAAGGAACCGAAGGTGAACGAAATCGTCGTAGGTGTTTTGGATGGAGAATTCACCTTAAAGCGCCTCAAGAAAAATAAGGGGAAGTTCTACCTGCAGGCAGAGAATCCCGCGTACCCCGACATGTACGCCGTGGAGGATCTGCAGGTGGCAGGCGTTGTGCGCGGCGTGATGAGAAAGTATTAAGCAGCAGCCGTCTGCCCTGAGCGAAGTCGAAGGGTTCCCGGCTGCGGTGGCCTATGAAAGCGCTTTTAGCCGCTCCTCAATCTTCTTCAGTTTCTCCTCGCCGTCTTGGAGCTTCTGCTTTTCCGTTTCTATGACTTCCGGCTTGGCACGCGCCATAAATTGCTCATTCGTGAGCTTCGCACGCACACCGGCAAGAAACTTCTGCAGTTGTGCACGTTCGGCCTCCAGATTCCCCTTCACCTTCACGAGATCAACTACTCCTTCGAGCAAGAGATGAATATCAACGCCCTTCAGGAACATGCTCACTACTCCATGCCGATGAGCGGGAGCCCTGGAAACAACCAAGAGCTCACTCACATTCGCGAGACGAAGCACATGCGCCTGATGCCGTGAAAGGAACTCGCCGGACTTTACCGCATGCACGGTTACGGGAATTTTCGCTTCCGGAGCGACCCCGTACTCCGCACGCAGACTGCGGATGGAAGAGATGACATCAATGAGCAACTGCAATTGTTCTTCTGCTTCATGATCCATAAGTTTCTTCTCCACTGTCGGCCACGGCTCCCGGATGAGCGGGCCGCTCCCTTTCGGAGCAATCTGGCTCCACAGTTCCTCCGTGACGAAGGGGCAGTAGGGGTGCAGCAGGTGGACGATTGTTCTTAAGCCATGCACGAGCACGGCGGGGTTACTCTCGCCCTTGCTGAGCTCCAGGTACCAGTCGCAGAAATAGTCCCAGACGAAGCTGTAAAGCCGCTCCCCCGCCTCGCTCAAGCGATACTCTTTGAGTCCCTGCGTGACATCCTCAATCAGACCCTGCAGTGAAGACAGAAGTGCGCAGTCCGCAACAGAAAGATTCCCTAACACTAACCCTTTCCCTACCCCTTTCGGATCCACTCCCGCTTTCTCGCACTGCATCAAAACGAACCTGGACGCATTCCAGAGCTTGTTGATGAAATTACGGTACCCGGCGATCTTCTCTTCGTAGAGCCGGAAATCATTGCCCGGGCTCTGCCCGACGATCATCGAGAGCCTCAGCGCATCCGCGCCATACTTGGGGATGATCTCGAGCGGATCGATGCAGGTAGCGGGATCGGACTTGCTCATCTTCTTGCCGTCACGCGTGCGCACGAGCCCGTGCAGGTACACGTGTTTGAACGGAATCTGCCCTGTTGCGTACGTGGTCATGAGAATCATGCGCGCCACCCAGAAGAACAGGATGTCATAGCCTGTCTCCATGACCGTCGTCGGGTGGAATTTCTGAAAATCCGGGCTCTTATCCAGAAGATCCTTGAGACTCAGGGACGTATCGGCTGCGAGTGCGGGATCAATGAGCGTGGACCACGTCCAGAGTCCCGACGAGAACCACGTATCGAGTGTGTCGGGGTCCTGCTCCACCACCCCTCCGCAGTGAGGGCATTGAGAAATGAGATGTGCCGATACAGTCATCGCAAGCCCTCCAGAATTAGGAATTCTGAATGAAGAATTATGCGGTTTTCCATTTTCCTTATTCTTAATTCCTAATTCTTTATTCATCGCCCCACCACTCTCTCCAGCCATACACTGCTGACAATAATAAACAGGGATACGATGTCCCCACCAAATCTGGCGGCTGACGCACCAGTCACGCAGGTTATCGATCCAGTGGAAGTAGATCTTCTCGAACCGCTCGGGGATGATCCGGATGTCCTTCGAGCGGATCACGTCCTGCATCACCTGTTTCAGACTCAGTTTCTTCTTCTTCCACTCCACCACCGGCTTATTCACATCGATGAACCACTGCTCCTTGATTTGCGGCTCCACGACGCCCTTGCCGCGGTAGCTCACCGCGACGCGGTGCACGTAGTTCTCATCCACTTTCACGAGGAGCCCCTTCTCTTTGAGCTTTTCCACCACCTTCGGCCGCGCCTCTTCGATGGGCAAACCGGCAAACTCTCCCGCGACAGGCAGAAGCTTTCCTTCGAAATCAATGATCTGCTCCCGCGTAAGGCCATGACGCTCCGCGAGCTCGAAATCCGTCATGTCGTGCCACGGCGTGATCGTCATGACCCCCGTGCCGAAGGTCGGATCGATGGCTTCGCTGTCTTTGATGACCGTCGCCTGCACGGGACCGTTGATCCATTCCGCAGTGAAGGTATCGCCGTCTTTGTACTGCTTGTACCGCTCATCATCCGGATGCATCACCACGTACTTGTCGCCGAACTTGGTCTCGGGACGGGCCGTAGAGATCTGAAACGGGCCGTACTGGAAGGTGTAGAAGGGCGCCTTCTCCTCCACGTACTCGATCTCGTCATCCGAGACGGTCGTCTGCATCTTGGGATCCCAGTTCACAATGCGCTGGCCGCGGTAGATGAGTCCATCACCGTACATCTTCTTAAAGACCTCGTTCACGCACCGGTTGAGCGACGCATCCAGCGTGTAGCGCTCGCGGCTCCAGTCGCAGCTGCTGCCCATTTTACGGACCTGCGAGCGGATGGTGCCACGGCTGACATCGACGAACTCCGCGATCTTGGCAACGAGCTTCTCGCGCCCGTAGTGCGCGCGGGGATCTTTGATTTTCTCCTCCTTCTGAATCTTTTTGATCACCACGCTCTCGGTTGCGATGGCCGCGTGATCGGTGCCGGGCAACCACAGCGCCTCTTTGCCCTGCATGCGCGCAAAGCGCGTGAAGATGTCTTCGAGTGCCAGCATCACGGCATGACCCAAATGGAGCTGCCCCGTGGCGTTGGGGGGAGGCATGCTGATCACAAAAGGCTCTTTTTTGCTCGCACTGTCGGCCTTGAAAGCCCCGCTCTGCTCCCAGAGAGTGTAAATCTGGTCCTCACATGCCTTTGGATCGTAGGCCTTGGGTAACATGGAATGCGCAGAGTGTACTACAAGAATGGCATCTCTCATTGACAAAAAAGCTCTCCACCTTCTATAACGCCCGTGCGCAAGATCCTCCGGGATTCTTGCCACTCGTTGTTCTTTGGGGGTCCAGACTTCCTGGCCCCCAGTCACCACTGGTTCCTCTAGAGTCTTGCCCGTTTGAGGCAGGACAGGAGGTGTCTGATGAGAAGCTTCTGGTTCCGCGGCCGTGCGAACTTCAACGCCCTGGCCACCATGAAGGCGATGAAGAAGCCGGCCAAGAAGAACGACCGTGCGGCCCATCTGCGGCTCTAGCGCAAAGACGAACGCGCACGTGAGCCTCGAGTGATCTGAGCAACGACGAGAAAGACCGGCATTCCCCTGTGGAGTGCCGGTCTACCTAAATACGCAGAGCACCAAAAAAAAGAGCCTGTAGAAAAATTCGTGCCGAAGCGCGGGTCTAGCGGGTCCCGCGCTGCCCGCCCGAACGTACCGTTCGGTACGGGCGGGGAGGCACACCTCTGAAGGGAAAGGATGGTCCGCGGAAGGAAAACCGTTAGGTTTGCCTTTCGCGAAATAAAAAAATGACCGTCCTTGTAGAGGAGCGGTCATTCGAAGATGGAAAGAACGGATGTTTCGTTCCGGCGGAACTCCAAAAGGAGCAAAGACGAATCGAAAGCGGGAAACTTATACCGAAGGGAAGAAGTGAATGCAAGAAAAACAAGCCAAAAGGGGCACTGCGGGCAAGGCGCATGTGCTATACTGTGCCTTCCATGTTCCCCCGGATGCTCCACACATCGGCTGAGCGGCGCCTCATATCCCTCTTCAAAGAGGTGGGATCGAATTTGGAAAATTGGGGCAGGAGCACGTTAGACAAGTACGTCACACAGCCCGTTGAGCAGGGCAATGCGGTAAAAACTGTCTTGGGGGCAGGGGCAGCCGGCCTCAGCGCATTCACAGAAGCTCCGGATGCCTTCATCGCCGGTGCGCTGGATAACAAAGTTGACTTCAATCGGCCGGGCCTGCGCACCACCCGCGATCTCGGCATGTTCGCAAAAAACGCCCTCACGCTCCACTGGCTGCGCGCCTTAACGGACGTCGCGCGCATCCCAACAACGGACCTTCCAATGGATCTCATCGATACGGTCGGGGGCTTCCGTAGCCGCGCGGCTCAGACACTTTCCACTGCCGCGTAACGACACATGGAATCCCTCAGCGAAGCATCGATGGCAGCCGAAGCCGGTTTCAACACGAACGCGCTGGTGACCCTCGGCGTGGCCGCAGTTGCCGTGTGGGTCGGATGGAAGATCTTCAAGAACCTCACGGGCAACCAGTGAGCCCTCAGCATTCGCCTGATGTATTCCACAGACATATCTCCGCCTTACCCTTACTGCGAAACCTTGGCGAAGCCACGCATGCACGGGGCGAAGCCAGGTGATACGATATCCCCGACATGCCCACTTACGATTTCCGCTGCCCAAAGTGCTCTCATCACTTTGAAGCAGTCCTCCCCTTCGGGAGCAAAACGCGCCCACTCTGCCCGCAATGCAGGCATACGAAGACGGAAAAGCTGATCGCTCCGCCCGCCATCCACTTCAAGGGAACGGGGTTCTTCAAGACAGACAGCCAAAAGGTTCGCCCTTCCGCTACTTCTCTCCCTTCTGGGGAGAGACCGAGTGAGGGAAAAGAAGAAAAGAAAAAGGAGAAAACGAAAGGGACGGAACCGGCAAAGAAAGAGCTGACTGGTGAGGGAACGGCCACAAAGAAAAAGGAGGAAGCCTGAATCAAAGGGACAGAATGCGGTCGTATCCATGAAAACAAAACTGCACAGAACCGGCATTTTCTGCTACAATGGATGGAAATGCAGCATGGCTCCCCGAATAACGGCCGCCCGCGCCTCCACCAACGGTTGGCGGAGAAGATCATCACCCTCCCCTACACCGCGCTCTTTTCACTCTGGTTCGTGCTGGCGGCGCTCTTCGCAGCCGCCTACGCGCTACTCGCCGTCTTCGCACCTGAGCATGCGCCACAGGCTCTGCTGGACCAGGGCCCACTGCGCCTCATCGGCAACAGCCTCTACTACAGTGTCATCACCTCCACGACCACAGGGTACGGAGACATCGTGCCCATGGGGTTCTCCAAGTTCCTCTCGTGTATTCAGAGCGTCGTGGGATTTTTTCTGCTCGCCGTCTTCGTGACGAAGCTCGTCTCGCAACAGCAGGAACTGGCCGTGCGGCAGATGCACAAGCTCACCTACGAAGACGTGTTCCACAACACGCGCGAAGGTCTCTTTGTCATCCGGAATGATTTTGATCGCCTCATCCAAAAAGTGGAACAGCGCGAGCCCCTCACACTGGAAGATTGGGATGATCTCGCCATTGCATTCAAGCAGGGGCAGAGCCTGCTCCTCGAGATTCCGGAATTCTACAGCCCCGAAGAGGTGGGCCTCTACACGATCGACGAGCGCCGCGAGCAACTGCTGCAGGAAGCCGTACACCGCACACTTCACCGCATCAATCAACTCATCGATGGATTCGGTCTGGCCGGCATCGATTGGACGGCACACCAGAAAAGCGCGCAGGAATTGAAAGAGTTTCTCAGCGTCGTCGGGCGCGTCGCGCCCCTCTGGCATGCGCGTTCCCCGTACGCCAAAAATGAATCATTCGAGATGATTCTGCGTCTGAAGGAGCGCGCGATGAACCGCATGAAACATGCCGCTTGAAAAGAGGGCAGGTTGCCCTACCCCCTAGTCCTAATCCTAACCCTATCGTCTCGGCGGCCCGCGCCTTCCGCCACCGAATCCGCCACGCGGAGGCCCTCCCGGGCCGGTGCGGCGCGGCGGCATGCTGAAGCCCTCGGGCGGCTCGGACATCTGCTTTAAGGACATGCGCGTCTTGCCGTCGATCGGATCGTATTCGACGCACTTCGCCTTCACTTCGTCGCCCATCTTGAGAACATCTTCCACCTTCTCCGTACGCGGCCACTGAAGCTCGCTGATGTGGATCATGGCATCTTTGCCCCGCAGGAACTCCACGATCGCCCCCACGCCGTCAATGATGCGCACGACTTTGCAGTCGTACACCTTGCCGATTTCCGGCTTGGCCACGATGCCCTGAATCCACTCCTTGGCCTTCTGCATCGAGTCGCCGTTGAGTGCGGTGACGAAGATGAGGCCGCTGTCTTCGATGTCGATCTCGACTCCCAGTTCACCGGTAATCTTCTGGATCATCTCGCCGCCCTTGCCGATGACGAGGCGAATATCCTCTGGATTGATCTGGATCACCTCGATGCGCGGTGCATGCGGCGAGAGCTCCTTGCGCGGCTCTGCAATGGCAGCCGTCATGACCTTCATGATCTCGAGTCGGCCTTCACGGCTGCGGGTGATGGCCTCTTCGAACACGCTATCCGGCAACCCCTTGAGCTTGATATCCATCTGGATGGCCGTGACACCCTTTTCGGTACCACCGACTTTGAAATCCATGTCGCCACCGAAGTCCTCTTCATCCTGCAGGTCCGAGAGGATCACGTACTTGCCCTTCTCCTCGTCCGAAATTAAGCCCAACGCGATTCCGGCAACGGGCGCACTGATCGGCACGCCGGCCGCCATGAGCGCGAGTGTGGAGCCGCAGGTGGCCGCCATGGAGGAGGAACCGTTCGATTCCAGAATCTCGGTAACTGTGCGGATGGTGTAGGGGAAGTTCTCTTCTGTCGGGAGCACCGGCTCCAAGGCGCGCTGCGCCAGACTGCCGTGGCCGATTTCGCGGTTGCCCACCATGAGACGGTTACTCGTCTCACCCACCGAGAACGGCGGGAAGTTGTAGTGGTGCATGTAGCGCATCTTGTACTCGCCCGCCATGCCCTCGACGATCTGCTTGTCACCGGGCGCACCCAGCGTGCAGGTGGTCAGCCCCTGCGTCTCGCCGCGCTGGAAGAGCGCGGACCCGTGCACGAAATTCGGCAGCGGATCGAGGGTGGCCGTGATGGGGCGGATTTCATTCACTTTACGGCTGCTCATGCGGATCCCCTCTTCGAGGATCAGACGGCGCACTTCGGCCTTGATAATCTTGTCCATGAGGTCGGATGCGTGCGCGTAGAGCTCGATGAGCTCCTCCTTCTCCCCGGCAAGACCGTATTTCTCCTGCAGCTTCTCCGCTGCCCCATCCATGAAACCATTGAAGATGATGCGGCGATCGAGCTTCTTCAAGGGATCCTTGATCGCCTTGTTCACGGTGGAAAGGGCCCACTCCTTCAGGAGTGCGGAGGCCTCTTTGTTCTCATAGGGCGGCGCAACCTCGAACTTCTTCTTGCCTTCTTTCTTCTGAAGATCTGCGAAGAACGTGGCGATCTTCTGCGCCCACTTCTTGCCGAACTGGATGGCCTTGAGGATCTCGGCCTCGGGTACCTGATTGGCCCCGGCTTCGATCATCACCACGCGCTCGGGCGTTGCCGTGACGAACATATCGAGGTCGCTCTTGGTCCTCGCCTCGCGAGTGGGATTGAGCACAAGCTCACCTCCAATGAGTCCGACACGCACCGTTCCAAGTGGGCCTGCCGCCGGACAGTCGGAGAGCGAAACGGCCAGATTGGCCGCGTTCGCCGCCGCGATATCGTACTCCTGCTCATTGTCGTACGAGAGCACCGTGCAGAAGACCTGAATGTCATTGCGGATGTGCTTGGGAAGCATGGGACGGAGACCCCTGTCCACCACGCGCCCGAGCAGAACAAACTGATCGGCTGGGCGGCCTTCGCGCTTGCGGAAGCGGCTGCCGCCGATACGCCCTCCGGCGTAGTACTTCTCCTGAAAAACAACCTGCAGCGGCAGGAAGTCGACACCCACGCGGGGCTTGGCACTCACGGTGACGTTGCTCATGGCAACGGTTCCGCCCATCTGGCAGAGCACGGTGGCATTGGCCTGCGTTCCGATGAGACCGGTCTTGAATTTTAACTCCTGATCGCCGAGCATCAGGGTGAATTCCTTCTGCACGCTGGCAGAAGGCGAACGGGAGAGTATGGGCATACTGAGAAAGGGGAAAGAGAGAAAGAATCTCCTTCCGGCAAGATCAGATCCGCTGTGTGTATGGATTCACGCGGGAAGGCATGTCATCCCGAGCGCCCGCCCGGACGTTGTCCGGTACGGACGGGTAGTCGAGGGACGCTAACGCACTCCAGTGTAAACCCAACACAGAGGAGGAAGAGGACCTGCGGGAAGAAAGAGCAGGGCTATTGTACACCAGGAAAGGGCAGAGCAAAAAGAATACCCCCAAGAAAAGCCCCTCCGTTCCGAAGAACGGAGGGGCTGGCGCAGACCGTCACACCCTTCTTTTGCCGCGCTTCTTACACGGGTACGGGTTGAACCGCCAGTGACTCGGGAGCGGCTCCCCCGGGCGAACATCCCTGTCCTCACTGATACGCTTTTCCCATACCTGCTCGGGATTCGGATCCCACGCACCCTCCGGGATGAGCGCATAAAACCGCCTGAAGCGCACATCGTAATAGAGGTACCGCATGAGAGTGCCCGATACGGGATGCACTTCCATCCCTTC is a genomic window of Candidatus Peribacter riflensis containing:
- a CDS encoding major facilitator superfamily permease → MSSDMHDLRSNIWKLYVLSATATFGFALPILIPFQQEHGLTLREAFMLQAVYSIILVVLEVPSGYAADRWGRRNTILLGSFALFLGMLTYAVTGGFWGFLVAEALLAVGSSFHSGTTEALTYDTLAALGEEKRYLKVNGLQGFFALGSKTVTSLLVGFLAAVSLRLPFWADIALFGSAIVLSFTLTEPDRLIMKETQHLKAMGRIFMHALVHNKVLRALIILFTVVATIDLQIFWFLQGYQLEIGLPMLYFGVTNAVMCLVGALAYKEAHRLGKKAERLSSLFGIAIVLLLTCFGLAAVSSLWGLVFFVIEGMAFGVFDPLMSNLINRHTTSDVRATVLSIRSFVSRLFFAILTPFLGHMADVWSLSTAFLLAGGIGMAALAVTFVMTRKARA
- a CDS encoding GCN5-like N-acetyltransferase, which codes for MVRELFEADRQAILSLAYQREREHLFLIGNAESPATFSESRYFGAFEGNALRAVSAWFGRFGSFVAVGEEAAIPSVVDAALIAKVRIESVPMVEPRASLVVQQLRRRGFVPLKEHVSLFLELKRQAFHPQESVVRSAREEDRDALVLLQRILHERASTVPITERERNKISLEGAIVAEEDGHIAATATAGVCSRHFVQAVGVITDPRFRRRGLAAGCMSALCQRCFAEGKEAVLLFTEKKNLAAQALYAKLGFAVIGEFLLAEYPS
- a CDS encoding DNA polymerase V codes for the protein MTLTPHQRTVLNYIREFQTKRGYSPSLADLALAFGVRSKNAIAKVVNALLREKQLEKDPKGRIKILEMPEAYERPQPMVLPLFGPIAAGFATAAEEQAEEMVDLEGFLVRDRARTFLLRVKGDSMINAGIQEGDIVIVERGKEPKVNEIVVGVLDGEFTLKRLKKNKGKFYLQAENPAYPDMYAVEDLQVAGVVRGVMRKY
- a CDS encoding valyl-tRNA synthetase, whose translation is MLPKAYDPKACEDQIYTLWEQSGAFKADSASKKEPFVISMPPPNATGQLHLGHAVMLALEDIFTRFARMQGKEALWLPGTDHAAIATESVVIKKIQKEEKIKDPRAHYGREKLVAKIAEFVDVSRGTIRSQVRKMGSSCDWSRERYTLDASLNRCVNEVFKKMYGDGLIYRGQRIVNWDPKMQTTVSDDEIEYVEEKAPFYTFQYGPFQISTARPETKFGDKYVVMHPDDERYKQYKDGDTFTAEWINGPVQATVIKDSEAIDPTFGTGVMTITPWHDMTDFELAERHGLTREQIIDFEGKLLPVAGEFAGLPIEEARPKVVEKLKEKGLLVKVDENYVHRVAVSYRGKGVVEPQIKEQWFIDVNKPVVEWKKKKLSLKQVMQDVIRSKDIRIIPERFEKIYFHWIDNLRDWCVSRQIWWGHRIPVYYCQQCMAGESGGAMNKELGIKNKENGKPHNSSFRIPNSGGLAMTVSAHLISQCPHCGGVVEQDPDTLDTWFSSGLWTWSTLIDPALAADTSLSLKDLLDKSPDFQKFHPTTVMETGYDILFFWVARMILMTTYATGQIPFKHVYLHGLVRTRDGKKMSKSDPATCIDPLEIIPKYGADALRLSMIVGQSPGNDFRLYEEKIAGYRNFINKLWNASRFVLMQCEKAGVDPKGVGKGLVLGNLSVADCALLSSLQGLIEDVTQGLKEYRLSEAGERLYSFVWDYFCDWYLELSKGESNPAVLVHGLRTIVHLLHPYCPFVTEELWSQIAPKGSGPLIREPWPTVEKKLMDHEAEEQLQLLIDVISSIRSLRAEYGVAPEAKIPVTVHAVKSGEFLSRHQAHVLRLANVSELLVVSRAPAHRHGVVSMFLKGVDIHLLLEGVVDLVKVKGNLEAERAQLQKFLAGVRAKLTNEQFMARAKPEVIETEKQKLQDGEEKLKKIEERLKALS
- a CDS encoding Ion transport 2 domain protein; this translates as MEMQHGSPNNGRPRLHQRLAEKIITLPYTALFSLWFVLAALFAAAYALLAVFAPEHAPQALLDQGPLRLIGNSLYYSVITSTTTGYGDIVPMGFSKFLSCIQSVVGFFLLAVFVTKLVSQQQELAVRQMHKLTYEDVFHNTREGLFVIRNDFDRLIQKVEQREPLTLEDWDDLAIAFKQGQSLLLEIPEFYSPEEVGLYTIDERREQLLQEAVHRTLHRINQLIDGFGLAGIDWTAHQKSAQELKEFLSVVGRVAPLWHARSPYAKNESFEMILRLKERAMNRMKHAA
- a CDS encoding polyribonucleotide nucleotidyltransferase, with translation MPILSRSPSASVQKEFTLMLGDQELKFKTGLIGTQANATVLCQMGGTVAMSNVTVSAKPRVGVDFLPLQVVFQEKYYAGGRIGGSRFRKREGRPADQFVLLGRVVDRGLRPMLPKHIRNDIQVFCTVLSYDNEQEYDIAAANAANLAVSLSDCPAAGPLGTVRVGLIGGELVLNPTREARTKSDLDMFVTATPERVVMIEAGANQVPEAEILKAIQFGKKWAQKIATFFADLQKKEGKKKFEVAPPYENKEASALLKEWALSTVNKAIKDPLKKLDRRIIFNGFMDGAAEKLQEKYGLAGEKEELIELYAHASDLMDKIIKAEVRRLILEEGIRMSSRKVNEIRPITATLDPLPNFVHGSALFQRGETQGLTTCTLGAPGDKQIVEGMAGEYKMRYMHHYNFPPFSVGETSNRLMVGNREIGHGSLAQRALEPVLPTEENFPYTIRTVTEILESNGSSSMAATCGSTLALMAAGVPISAPVAGIALGLISDEEKGKYVILSDLQDEEDFGGDMDFKVGGTEKGVTAIQMDIKLKGLPDSVFEEAITRSREGRLEIMKVMTAAIAEPRKELSPHAPRIEVIQINPEDIRLVIGKGGEMIQKITGELGVEIDIEDSGLIFVTALNGDSMQKAKEWIQGIVAKPEIGKVYDCKVVRIIDGVGAIVEFLRGKDAMIHISELQWPRTEKVEDVLKMGDEVKAKCVEYDPIDGKTRMSLKQMSEPPEGFSMPPRRTGPGGPPRGGFGGGRRGPPRR